In the Campylobacter showae genome, one interval contains:
- a CDS encoding sensor histidine kinase — MSLLKSIKKAFAPLLDRQILPIFLLYFITSAAFLVFFAQMFYEREKHFILDRDVFIVRDLQHHLQNKLQKNGEIDDDDFDDVEAFAVNLKTGEEIEDDFEPREGMPSRYKDGTSSVVQFYLKNHFGEEEYYVAVKVADPEFAIFTLKLKIIFFSFMILLAILVIAYFIIRLSLRPLYRRIDFLNGFIRDTTHEINTPLSVILMSIEMFETDPKKNLNNIKTASKTISTLYEDLTLVKLSGKEDVAATSFSLSELVRERIGYFGLNLEQKNINISMQIAEVQLRSSYKKTRKIIDNLLSNAIKYCDENGSVSVNLTPAALAISNSGAGIAKENLPRIFDLYTRFDERNGGFGIGLHIVKTFCEELGFKISCKSGGGLTEFRVGFGGSAVKI, encoded by the coding sequence ATGTCACTTCTAAAATCAATTAAAAAAGCCTTCGCCCCGCTCTTGGACCGTCAAATTTTACCTATTTTTTTACTTTATTTTATCACGAGCGCCGCATTTTTGGTTTTTTTCGCACAGATGTTTTACGAGCGCGAGAAGCATTTTATCCTAGACCGCGACGTATTTATCGTGCGAGATTTGCAGCATCACCTGCAAAATAAATTACAAAAAAACGGCGAGATAGACGACGATGATTTCGACGACGTCGAGGCTTTTGCCGTAAATTTAAAAACGGGCGAGGAGATCGAGGACGACTTTGAGCCGCGCGAGGGCATGCCGAGCAGATACAAGGACGGAACGAGCTCTGTGGTGCAGTTTTATCTCAAAAATCATTTCGGCGAGGAGGAGTACTACGTCGCGGTCAAGGTCGCGGATCCCGAGTTTGCGATCTTTACGCTAAAACTCAAGATAATATTTTTCTCGTTTATGATACTGCTTGCTATTTTAGTCATAGCTTATTTTATCATCCGTCTTTCGCTGCGCCCGCTTTACCGTCGTATCGACTTTTTAAATGGCTTTATCAGGGATACGACGCATGAGATAAACACGCCTCTTAGCGTCATTTTGATGAGTATAGAGATGTTTGAGACCGATCCGAAAAAAAACCTAAATAACATAAAAACCGCATCCAAAACGATCTCGACGCTTTACGAGGACCTTACGCTGGTCAAACTTAGCGGCAAAGAGGACGTAGCGGCGACGAGCTTTAGCCTAAGCGAGCTGGTGCGCGAGCGGATCGGGTACTTTGGGCTAAATTTAGAGCAAAAAAATATAAACATAAGCATGCAAATCGCCGAGGTGCAGCTACGCTCGTCCTATAAAAAAACGCGAAAAATCATCGATAATCTACTTAGCAACGCCATAAAATACTGCGACGAAAATGGCTCGGTAAGCGTAAATTTAACCCCCGCAGCGCTCGCGATATCAAACAGCGGCGCGGGCATCGCGAAGGAAAATTTGCCGCGGATTTTTGATCTTTATACGCGGTTTGACGAGCGAAACGGCGGTTTTGGTATCGGGCTTCACATCGTTAAAACATTTTGCGAGGAGCTCGGGTTTAAAATCTCGTGCAAAAGCGGCGGCGGGCTAACGGAGTTTCGCGTCGGTTTTGGCGGGAGCGCGGTTAAAATTTAA
- a CDS encoding response regulator transcription factor gives MSKILIVEDENMLLEMMCAYLQAQGYETAGAKSYDDALNLAYESNFDLWIFDVKIIGGSGFALLRELRNTGKNTPCIFTTSLNTLDDVQTGFTSGCDDYIKKPFELKELHLRVQNLLKRTFVHNKNELVNLGENLGFDMNQGLLFRDGRAVSMPKKQSRLLALLLKNQDKFLSREEIYSQIWDYDESPSELSLRVYIAELRKILGKERIVSASKLGYKYV, from the coding sequence GATCGTCGAGGACGAAAATATGCTGCTTGAGATGATGTGCGCGTACTTGCAGGCTCAGGGCTACGAGACTGCGGGCGCGAAAAGCTACGACGACGCGTTAAATTTGGCCTACGAGAGCAACTTTGATCTTTGGATATTTGACGTCAAGATCATCGGCGGCAGCGGTTTTGCGCTACTTCGGGAGCTGCGAAACACGGGCAAAAACACGCCTTGTATATTTACGACCTCGCTAAATACGCTTGATGACGTACAAACCGGCTTTACTAGCGGCTGCGACGACTATATCAAAAAGCCGTTTGAGCTAAAAGAGCTGCATCTGCGCGTACAAAATTTGCTAAAACGCACCTTCGTACATAACAAAAACGAGCTGGTAAATCTGGGCGAAAATTTGGGCTTTGATATGAATCAGGGTCTGCTGTTTCGTGACGGCAGGGCTGTCTCGATGCCTAAAAAGCAGTCTAGGCTGCTAGCACTCTTACTTAAAAATCAGGATAAATTTTTGAGTAGAGAGGAGATCTATTCTCAAATTTGGGACTACGACGAGAGTCCTAGCGAGCTTAGCCTGCGCGTTTATATCGCGGAGCTGCGTAAAATTTTAGGCAAAGAGCGTATCGTTAGCGCATCAAAGCTAGGCTATAAATATGTTTAA